In a single window of the Enoplosus armatus isolate fEnoArm2 chromosome 15, fEnoArm2.hap1, whole genome shotgun sequence genome:
- the LOC139297880 gene encoding mesothelin-like protein, with product MTRTRIRRLVRACRPRSGRAKVELKESQLTCMYNLLSGDLSQNFKDYPSDMLLYLKSKDVNRANCRSYLSAVGAADFSVASSLLNKDSLLLNEARTCLGISGVKLSTDNLEVLGNMACTLDSSYIQNADPLILEKLQVCKDFSDSQKTKRQFLKKYMPKLRKKKTQKRKLKRLFKQCGARKTKRGAGCTVGNITQVTVNDGSFPFGYDQTQFDLCLDIPVLQNNLLSICEKVDDDDFQKVILKKLNQAYPSGISDEVVKVLGSVSRVASLDDISKWKITKIDTLAALMKADDGPWEAAKSKAIITKYLNTGKSLAVTELNSIGSNLCTLDTSTLKTITTDSIRNAKPLDVASCSSEQKRVLYEISNTSFSSQRASVFYNLIKTYLCGAPLSDVVALSNKSINMDINTFRSLDPNVITGLTVANVQGLMGYHLQDLKDFENDTTVKSWVNKQLQTDLDLLGLGLISNRTTPATAPPSSAGTNPETNTVTPQGNASGLNATLTTKPVTTANTTSGGVEIAKHPAFIFLAALLTTVLQILQQPA from the exons ATGACAAGAACCAGGATCCGCAGGCTGGTCCGTGCCTGTAGGCCGAGGAGTGGCAGGGCCAAGGTGGAGCTGAAGGAATCGCAG CTGACTTGCATGTACAACCTGCTGAGTGGAGACCTGTCCCAGAACTTCAAAGATTATCCCTCAGACATGCTTCTCTACTTAAA AAGCAAAGATGTCAACAGAGCCAACTGCAGGTCATACTTATCCGCAGTGGGTGCTGCAGACTTCTCTGTGGCCTCCAGCCTTTTGAACAAGGACTCACTGCTACTCAATGAAGCCCGGACCTGCTTG GGTATAAGTGGTGTGAAACTGAGCACAGACAACCTGGAGGTCTTGGGGAACATGGCCTGCACTTTGGATAGCTCCTACATCCAGAACGCTGATCCTCTCATCCTGGAAAAACTCCAAGTCTGTAAGGACTTCTCTGACAGCCAG aaaacaaagagacagttCCTTAAGAAGTATATGCCCAAactgaggaaaaagaagacaCAGAAGAGGAAGCTCAAGAGGCTGTTTAAACAGTGTGGTGCTCGCAAGACAAAACGAGGAGCAG GCTGCACTGTGGGCAACATCACCCAGGTGACGGTTAACGACGGTTCCTTCCCCTTTGGCTACGACCAGACGCAATTTGACCTCTGCCTGGACATCCCTGTTCTGCAGAACaacctcctctccatctgcGAGAAAGTGGATGACGATGACTTTCAGAAAGTCATTCTGAAGAAACTGAACCAG GCATACCCATCGGGTATTTCTGATGAGGTAGTTAAGGTGCTCGGTTCAGTGTCTCGTGTGGCGTCACTTGATGACATCTCCAAGTGGAAAATCACCAAAATTGACACCCTGGCAGCACTCATGAAAGCTGATGATGGACCATGGGAGGCAGCAAAG AGCAAAGCAATCATCACCAAGTATCTGAATACTGGGAAGTCCCTGGCCGTCACTGAGCTGAACAGTATTGGCTCTAACCTCTGCACATTAGACACCAGTACACTGAAGACCATCACCACAGACAGTATCAG AAATGCCAAACCTCTGGATGTGGCGTCATGTTCATCTGAGCAGAAGAGAGTCCTGTATGAGATCAGCAACACTTCCTTCAGCTCACAACGTGCCAGTGTCTTTTACAATTTGATTAAGACCTATCTAT GTGGGGCACCTCTGTCAGATGTAGTAGCACTGTCAAACAAGAGCATCAACATGGACATAAACACTTTCCGGAGCCTGGATCCTAACGTGATCACT GGTTTGACCGTGGCCAATGTGCAAGGCCTCATGGGTTACCACCTACAAGATCTGAAGGATTTCGAGAATGATACGACGGTTAAGTCCTGGGTGAAcaagcagctgcagacagatcTGGACTTACTGGGTCTGGGCCTAATCTCCAACAGAACCACCCCGGCCACTGCACCACCCAGCTCTGCCGGCACAAACCCGGAAACCAACACTGTGACACCACAGG GAAACGCAAGCGGCTTAAATGCAACATTGACCACAAAACCAGTGACAACAG CTAACACCACAAGTGGGGGAGTGGAGATTGCAAAACACCCAGCATTCATATTCCTGGCTGCTCTGCTGACAACTGTGCTGCAAATACTACAACAACCAGCCTAA
- the LOC139297230 gene encoding calpain-8-like: MPPPGVCMNIINERHKKDGYGTIASPEMFLNQDFQQLKQFCLIKRVRYIDDMFPPDRNSIGKGILSPADMARVVWLRPMKIVPNPSFAVDGVSRFDFGQGLVGNCWFLASIGALTFQNDVLGQVVPLEQTFDEDYCGLFHFRFWRFGRWVDVVIDDKLPTINGNLIFVHSKDPTEFWPALLEKAYAKVCGSYSDMSAGTPAEALVDFTGGVHICINLSDPPPNLWELMCRAGQSTSLMGCGTPQGETSENIVLQNGLVQGHAYTVTGVKQMMSRGQLVNLVRLWNPWGTGEWSGDWSDQSPLWQTVSPQDRDMCLSVVDDGEFWMTLEGFCKFYTDLDICCLCPDFLDGSSTCHWKTSYYEGRWVAGTTAGGCMNNLENFWTNPQYRVKIDKLLSDCSAKQDEKNMLVSLMQKPDKRNRRLVQNLHIGFSVFEVTKEYEAQRGKFPASFFSRNKPVAQTKTYMNAREVMTFTTLKPGEYLIVPSTFNPNETASFILTILSKAETHVHENSGGHSHEHMEVEEPTPAENGVDDENKRSLFRQFSDKYDEVDAEQLQKLLNDRILKGDLKSGGFSIDACRSMVALMDTSITGKLNGEEFVRLWKKVVGHKDIFFRSDVSQTGTLSLSELRNAIMASGKRVSDDMLNLIALRYGSSSGLITLENFISLILRFDCMNQIFSQLSKGSTVTLRESEWMYLSMYT, translated from the exons atGCCTCCACCGGGTGTGTGTATGAACATCATCAATGAACGTCACAAGAAAGATGGTTATGGGACCATCGCCAGCCCTGAAATGTTCCTCAACCAAGACTTCCAGCAGTTGAAACAGTTCTGTCTCATCAAACGGGTGAGGTACATCGACGACATGTTCCCCCCTGACAGGAACTCCATCGGCAAAGGCATTCTGAGCCCTGCTGACATGGCCCGAGTGGTGTGGCTGAGACCAATG AAAATTGTTCCCAATCCATCTTTTGCTGTTGATGGGGTCTCCAGGTTTGACTTTGGTCAAGGATTGGTTG GAAACTGCTGGTTTCTTGCATCTATCGGAGCCCTGACATTCCAGAATGACGTCCTCGGGCAAGTTGTTCCTCTCGAGCAAACATTTGATGAGGACTACTGTGGGCTGTTCCACTTCAGG TTCTGGAGATTTGGAAGGTGGGTGGATGTTGTCATTGATGACAAGCTACCAACAATCAATGGCAATTTGATCTTCGTACACTCCAAAGACCCAACTGAGTTCTGGCCAGCTTTGCTGGAGAAAGCCTATGCCAA AGTGTGTGGTTCCTACTCAGACATGAGTGCTGGAACTCCTGCAGAGGCTTTGGTGGACTTCACTGGGGGTGTTCACATATGTATCAATCTATCAGACCCTCCTCCAAACCTGTGGGAACTGATGTGCAGAGCTGGCCAATCCACGTCACTGATGGGTTGTGGTACACCACAGGGG GAGACATCTGAAAACATTGTATTACAAAATGGATTGGTCCAAGGCCATGCCTACACTGTCACAGGTGTGAAACAG ATGATGAGCCGAGGGCAACTAGTAAACCTGGTGCGTTTGTGGAACCCCTGGGGAACAGGAGAATGGAGTGGAGACTGGAGTGATCA GTCGCCTTTGTGGCAAACCGTGAGTCCTCAAGATCGTGACATGTGCCTTTCAGTGGTTGATGACGGGGAGTTTTG GATGACCCTGGAAGGCTTCTGTAAGTTTTACACGGATCTTGACATCTGCTGCCTGTGTCCCGACTTCCTTGATGGAAGCTCCACTTGCCATTGGAAGACTTCCTACTACGAGGGCAGATGGGTGGCAGGAACCACAGCTGGAGGATGCATGAATAACCTTG AGAACTTCTGGACTAATCCACAGTATCGGGTCAAGATTGACAAATTACTCAGTGACTGTTCAGCgaaacaggatgaaaaaaacatgctggTATCTCTCATGCAAAAGCCTGACAAGAGGAACAGACGCCTGGTCCAAAATCTCCACATTGGATTCTCTGTATTTGAG GTGACCAAAGAA TACGAGGCACAGAGGGGGAAGTTCCCAGCCTCTTTcttcagcagaaacaaaccTGTTGCCCAAACTAAAACCTACATGAATGCACGTGAGGTGATGACATTCACCACACTGAAGCCTGGTGAATACCTCATTGTGCCGTCCACCTTCAATCCCAATGAGACAGCCTCCTTCATCCTGACCATCCTCTCCAAGGCAGAGACCCATGTCCA tGAGAATTCCGGTGGGCATAGCCACGAACATATGGAAGTGGAAGAG CCCACACCAGCTGAAAACGGAGTGGATGACGAAAATAAGAGAAGCTTGTTCCGTCAATTCTCTGACAAG TATGATGAAGTGGATGCTGAGCAGCTCCAGAAGCTTCTAAATGACAGAATCCTGAAAG GAGACTTGAAATCTGGAGGCTTCAGCATTGATGCCTGTCGCAGCATGGTTGCTCTGATGGAT ACATCAATCACTGGCAAACTGAATGGTGAGGAATTTGTTCGCCTGTGGAAAAAGGTTGTCGGACACAAG GACATTTTCTTCCGCAGTGATGTTTCACAAACAGGAACACTGTCACTGAGTGAGCTCAGGAATGCAATCATGGCTTCAG GAAAGAGGGTCAGCGATGACATGCTGAATTTGATTGCTCTGCGCTACGGTTCCTCCTCTGGACTCATAACACTCGAGAACTTCATCAGTCTGATCCTTCGCTTCGACTGCATGAACC AAATCTTCAGCCAGTTGTCCAAAGGAAGTACTGTGACTCTTCGCGAATCAGAG TGGATGTACCTTTCGATGTACACTTAA